A window of Zingiber officinale cultivar Zhangliang chromosome 5A, Zo_v1.1, whole genome shotgun sequence contains these coding sequences:
- the LOC121980663 gene encoding uncharacterized protein At2g33490-like, whose translation MMKSSLRRLRSLSLHKHGHRQRKEEGLIAHQDELFQAAEDIHNIRNCYDSLLSAAAAAANSAYEFSEALGEYGTCLLKKTSLNDDEASGKALLMLGKTQLELQKIANVYRAHVVLTISTPSESLLKELQTVEEMKRQCDDKRDIYKSMLDSQRESGRSKNVKGENISQQQLQAAQSDYEEEATLFLFRLKSLKRGQSRSLFTQAARHYASQLNFFRKGVKSLEALESRVKAVAEEQHIDYQFSGLEDDQLEENDDDEYSHNNDDGELSFDFEHHNQYHDVSSFSRNSTEENLERAQANYFGCHNSRVASMSAPLSSTRKCKPSEMITQMHPSLKTFNTYALPTPLDVKSSTSIGSGNSTYGASSESKGGWTTQPWHSSPLQPNMIGKDSQDIELPSPTSFSTEPSLIKESNIISNPAIMPSTASEGMLSKSNSANEFDSKLSERQAFSVPLSCKPLLSKHALFPTKMSTMEALPETSAKPKHIPTPKLSVPQKVSPNASSPVTSPRINELHELPRPPTGYAKHRPSILIGHSAPLISRGQEISATSKPTPFLSHTAAPLPKPPGVMARSFSIPSSVQRSNLKAANSLDLPQSQKIITDSSSTHTPLVNNEVA comes from the exons ATGATGAAGTCTTCGCTGAGACGATTGAGGAGTCTCTCTCTCCACAAGCACGGGCACAGGCAGAGGAAGGAGGAAGGGTTAATAGCGCATCAGGACGAACTCTTCCAAGCCGCTGAG GATATTCATAACATTAGGAACTGCTATGACAGCTTACTGTCTGCAGCAGCAGCTGCAGCAAACAGTGCATACG AATTCTCAGAAGCCCTAGGGGAGTATGGTACTTGTCTGCTCAAAAAAACTTCACTTAATGACGATGAAGCAAGTG GTAAAGCTTTGTTGATGCTTGGGAAAACCCAGCTTGAACTTCAAAAAATTGCTAATGTCTAT CGGGCCCATGTTGTTCTGACTATCTCAACTCCATCAGAGTCTCTTCTCAAGGAACTGCAAACCGTAGAG GAAATGAAACGCCAATGTGATGACAAGAG AGACATTTATAAATCAATGTTGGATTCACAAAGAGAAAGTGGAAGGTCAAAAAATGTGAAAGGTGAAAATATCTCTCAACAACAATTGCAGGCAGCTCAATCTGATTACGAAGAGGAGGCAACTCTTTTTCTCTTTCGCTTAAAATCATTAAAGCGAGGACAGTCACGGAGTCTTTTTACTCAAGCTGCTAGGCACTATGCATCACAG TTGAACTTCTTCCGGAAAGGAGTTAAGTCTCTTGAAGCTCTTGAGTCACGTGTCAAAGCTGTTGCTGAGGAACAGCACATTGACTATCAGTTTAGTGGACTGGAGGATGATCAATTGGAAGAAAATGATGATGATGAATACAGTCATAATAACGATGATGGAgagttgagttttgattttgaacATCACAATCAATATCATGATGTCAGTTCTTTTTCTAGAAACTCAACGGAG GAAAATTTAGAGAGAGCTCAAGCCAATTATTTTGGCTGTCACAATTCTAGAGTTGCCAGCATGTCAGCACCTCTTTCCTCCACTAGGAAATGTAAACCATCTGAAATGATAACTCAGATGCATCCTTCATTAAAGACATTCAACACATATGCTCTTCCTACTCCTCTGGATGTCAAGAGCTCAACCTCAATTGGTTCAGGCAATTCAACCTATGGGGCTTCATCAGAATCGAAAGGTGGTTGGACAACACAACCATGGCATTCATCCCCTTTGCAGCCAAATATGATTGGGAAAGATAGCCAAGATATTGAGCTTCCAAGCCCTACCAGTTTTTCTACAGAGCCTTCATTAATCAAAGAGAGCAACATTATTAGTAACCCTGCCATAATGCCATCTACTGCGAGTGAAGGGATGCTATCTAAGTCGAATTCAGCGAATGAGTTTGATTCAAAATTAAGTGAGAGACAAGCCTTTTCAGTTccattgtcatgtaaacctttaTTGAGCAAACATGCTCTCTTCCCAACCAAAATGTCAACAATGGAAGCTCTGCCAGAAACTTCTGCAAAACCAAAACATATTCCAACACCTAAGCTATCTGTACCACAAAAGGTTTCTCCAAATGCCTCTTCTCCAGTAACATCACCGAGAATAAATGAGCTTCATGAACTTCCAAGGCCTCCGACAGGTTATGCAAAACACAGACCATCCATTTTGATTGGTCATTCAGCTCCTCTGATATCTAGAGGTCAAGAGATTTCTGCAACAAGCAAACCAACACCATTTTTATCACATACAGCAGCACCACTGCCCAAACCCCCTGGCGTTATGGCTCGTAGcttttctattccatctagtgTTCAAAGATCTAATTTAAAAGCTGCTAACTCATTAGATCTTCCACAAAGTCAAAAGATAATTACAGACAGTTCGTCTACTCATACACCTTTGGTGAATAATGAGGTAGCCTGA